GTGGGTCGTCAGAGAAAACACCGAAACTTTTACTCCGTTTGCCttggtttcctttttattatttcgctcATGCGCAGTCCCGATCAAAACACACACGAGTGAGAAAAATCAACCCAAATCGCTAGTTATTCCATCACATTTGCGTCTTGTTATGTTTTGCATTCGTCGGCCGCCAAGATGGcggcttgtttttgttgttaccACGATTATTCTTTTCGAAATTGAATATCCCCTCAACCCATTACACGTTTTTTTACTAGCCATTAAAAATCCAGTGGCCGGATGTTTGAAACTCGATTCCATTCGATTCCAATTTCTAAAATGCTGTTGTGAGGATGTTATCGCGAGAAGATGATCAGTTAACACAATTTCGTTCATTTGTTTGCGTTTCAGATGTGGTGACCGACAGACGCGCTCTACATAATTGTGTCGGAAGAGCCTtcacaaccaacaacattGGACTTTTCTCACACACTTGATCGTCGAATAagcaatagaaaataaatctaaCGTGTCGATATATATTTTGGAGGAGCACGTTCATGGTTTGCCCAACTTATGGCCTGACGGATGTGTGACCGGCGCCACCTGTATCGAACATCAATTGTTCCTTTCCGTTTCAGGTTGGCTTGATTAACTAATGTTGAGCTAACAACATGATCAATAATTCTGACTTGATTCGATCCATTCAGGACTTGACGGATATGGATTACGATGGGCAACGTTTGTTGGACGTGATCAATGATCCCAACGCCCTGGAAAGTTTCCTGGGCGGAATAGGGAATGGGAGTGGGATTAACAACGCTGCTAACGCTCACAGTGGTGTTTCGCTGGATTCGACCCATACCATCACTCAGCAGCAGTTGGCCAGTCTGCAACAGCaaatccaacagcagcaacaacagctgcagcaattgcaacaacaacaacaccaccaacagcaGATACATTCCCCGTTCTCGGTTCCCGTCAGGTCGCCGGCACCTGGTACAAGTCCGGCTGCGACTGTGATCCTTCGTTCGCCCGCTGCTCCTCCACCAGCCGCCAGTCCTTCTTCGCTGGCCTCCAGTCCGGCGCCCAATACACTTGGACATGCCACCTCTTACTCGGTCTCCTCTCCGGCACCGGCTCCGTCGCCCGGTCCTCAACAGTTTAGTTACCGAGCAGTTCCTTCCCCTCAACAGAGGACAGGCTCCTTGTCCTCAACACCGGTGGCATCGCCCATCAATTACCCTCCTGGGCCAGGTCCAGGCAACACAGGGCAAAACACCCAATCTGTCCAGTTGCCAGCTGGCACCATCACGATTCCGGCTCTCGCTAGTACgtcatttttcctttccattttgattgcatcattctctctaatcgttggccattttcttttagctGCTGTCGGACAAGTCCAGCAGCTCGTTTCGGGTGGCCAGGTGCTTCAGATAGTGTCGGCTCCTCCACCCGCCACGCCTCCCCAAGTAGCCGGAACAAACACGACAACTTCCCAACCGGTAGTGAGACATCCTGTGGCTGCTGCACGTTCCAAGCAGCCACAGCTTAGGCCAAAGCCAGCAAACAACTCAAGCCCTGGCCCGGTTCAACAGGCTCATGCTGTCAAGTATGTCAAATAATTCCAGTGATTGTAGagagaataatttaaaaaatgttaacattttctccccttttaaAGTAGTCCAAGAACTTCATCACCAGTTattgtccagcagcagcaacaacaacaacagcttcaccatcaacagcaacaacagcagcaacaacaacaacagcatcagctccaacaacaacaacaaccacaacccGTCCAGCAGCAAATAACGCAGCAACACGCGACGGGCCAAGTAGTGCAATTGGGTACGGGTGGGCCTACGGGTACATTGGTCTTCTCAGGTGGAGGAAACGCCATGTTTCCAGCGCTGGCCCCAACCGGAGGCCAGTTTTTCCTTCAGCAGCAGGGTAGCGGAGGTTTCCAACTGATCGTCCGACCTCCCGTACCTTCCAGCTCGCCTCccaagcagcagcaacagcagcagagcatTGTGATGCAACCTCAGATTGGTCAGACCGTCCATCTCgccccaaacaacaacaaccgtccGGCGACTGCTGTCGCGGCTGCCGTCCCTAATCCCCCCTGCCACCCTACCATATCCCAGCACCACCAGCCCATGGTAAGATTAGTCACTTTACCTGGCCTGGGCACTGTCCAGCTACAGCAGATTCAGACGCCCAACGGACCGGCCTTCCTGGCCGTCCAGCAACCACAGCAGCATCAGCCTCAACAACagacgcagcagcagcagcaacaaccggCTACCTTCTTACGTAATCATCCTGGGCAACAAGCATTTATCCAACAACATCACGTcattcaacagcagcaacagcctcACATTGTcactcaacaacagcaacaacctcaTATCCTCAACAACCTTACTCAAcaaccccagcagcagcaacaacagcaacaagacAATATCCGGCTGGTATCCAGTCCCGCTACGACGTTGATCCCGAATAGTGATAATGTCGTTGataacaacaccaacaacagtACAACACCATCCACCACATTCGCCACCCCACCCAATAAAAAGCCGCCCGCGAAGAAGAAGCCcaagccaaagaagaaaaaggaagaagtaTGTGTGTCTAGATTATTTgtaaatcaaagaaattgttttaatggTGTGTGTGAAAATCAACAGGTTGTGgttgaagaaaagaagccAGCTGTCCAGGTCAATTTGGCTGAACTGCTGAAACAAACGGGTAttgttgacgacgacgaatcTTTCTTTATGGATGATGAACCGACTCTGcagccgccaccaccaccacctcctcagcagcagcagcagcagatccAGCAACAACTCCCGATCCAAATTCAGATGGAGCAGCCGATTCCGCCTACAGAGACCAAAGAAAATAACGTAATGAAAAATTGCTAAATGTAAATTTGTTCCAGGAGtttaatcaacatttttaattagatGATGCTGGCACCAATGTTGAGTGAAATGAACCTCATTCAGACGCTCCATCAACACGGTCTGGCCTTGTCTGAAGATGATCTTCACACGTTGCGGAATTTTATCAAACCGAGTGAACAGGCTAGTGAACAGTCCAGTGCCTTAGGAGGAAGTGATTCGCTCGCCAATGGACTTAAAGGAGCCACCATGTTGAAAGCACCGGCTGCAGCCGTTTCACTGACCCTGGGCAACGGCCAAGTGATCCAGTTGACGGGCGAGCCTTTCGCAGATGCCCAACAACAGCCGAGAGTTCAGTTTGTGACGAATCCTTTCGACGCCCAAGCGACTCAAGTGTTCCAGGCCGCACCGCAAGCCGTGGCGGCTCCTGccgctcctcctcctcaaatGACTGAAGTGATGCACTCGACTAATCACGGGTTTCAGAACGAGTTCCTCGAGGATTTGGCCAGGAGTCAGATAGTGTCGGATTCCAAGAAAACCAAGAGCAAAGCGGCTCCTGTCCAGAGAGCCGCTCCtgccaacaccaacaacaatgCCCCCAAGAAAAAGCCCGAGCCGCGCAAGAAGAAACCACCTCCTGTCAAGGCAGGAGCGAATGCCGGAACGAATGCAACCGGACAAACGACTCCAGCCCACACGGGCTCGGTGCCTCGAGTGCAGACGATCAAATTGTCTCCTCAGAATCAACAAGTAGGATCtcgaaaaataatcaataagtTGTCTGGTCCCTTGAATGTTAATTTTTACCGAGAGTATTGGTGTGTTAATTTCTAGCGATTTGTCAATAATTCGTTCCCCCAGAATCTGCGCAACATCCAGGCCCAAATCCAGTACCTGACGTCCAAAAAAGATCCTACTCCTCAGGACACTTCTCTCTTGCAGAAGCTCATTGAACATCACCAAAAGATACTGGCGACGGGAAAGCCAGTTCCCACCATTCCGGGCCAGCATGCCCAGGGCATTCCATTCGTAAGTTGCTGGAGtagaacaaattttttttttttttctttcttgagcATGTTAGCACATTTTTAtgattgattgtttgtttgttgatttgatttggttccttattttttcttatcctcCCTGTCCACGTGTGCTTTTGTGTCCTCCTTCCAGAATCCTACTCCTACTACTGCCGCCCCTGCCCCTCCTGCTCCAGAGAGCGGAGTGTCTGTTGTTCAGCCTGTCCCTCCCAACACTGGCCCCACCAACGTGTCGAGGTCTCAAGGCAAAGTGGCTAATGTGCCGGCTAACATCCAGCAAAATACGCACCTGGCTAACCTTCTCCGCCAACCCGTCTCCGATAAAAATTCAAGGGTATTTTTTCAAGCTGACAATTTCTCacttctatttttgttttggctttACTGTTCTTGTTTTATTCATCAATTGCTCCAAAGTCTCCCCATTTTGTCCTCatctcgtcttctttttttgagctTATATTTGTCTGGGTGGCTGATTAGTTTGCAATTTCGTCTGTAATCTGTCACTCCTAttaatcattttcttgttttcgatTAAAGATGACGACGTCAAACGCGTCGAATCAACAGGCGGGATTGCGGCAAATTCAACCGACAGCCGCCCAGCTGCGAGCTGCGACTCCGACCACTGGTGTCGTTGCTACTGGAAACAACAATACTCCCAATTCGCAGCAATCAAATCAAGTGTCCGTGTCAACGTCAGCGTCCATCTCTACTTCGTGTTCCACTCCAGCGGCCTCCAGTAATTGCAGCACGGCCACCGTCACTAATAACGTCAATGTTATTAGCGTGACGACGACCCAGTCGACCATTCAATCTCCGATGGGCACGCTGATACTCACGACAATGGACGgagcaggaggaggagcttcTCCAACTCTTTCCACCGGCGCCACGAGCAGCTCAACTACAATAACCAACAGCTCAACGGCGGTAGCATCTCCGGCTCCATCAGCAGAAGCCGGACGAAGTAATGCTACACCGGCCAGAGGAACTAAGCGGCCGGCCCCTCCTTCTGCACCTCCTAAGCCGAGCATAAGTAAGAGCACGCTGTTTGAGCACCAACTGAAGACCGATCAAAGCGGAGCTCTAGCGCCGGATTGCAAGTGAGTACACAATAGATTCGGCTGCTTTTTGTGGATGCGATTAACTGTGAGAGTCTCTGTGGGATTTGCAGGACCCCATTTAAGAATAAGACGAATGCCTGTAAAAGGTTGGTGCGTTATCACGTCTTTCACGAACTGGGTCCCACTCCGCAGGAActggaaaaggaagaagaggattTAGAAACTCACGCTCAACAGTTGCTCTCCAAATTCCACCAGATGATTAACAAATATCATTATCTTCTTCTCATGGTTAGTAGTTTAGTATTATTCCATCCAGCATCCGGCCggaataattgatttttgttgttttgaaacaGGAGAGCACAAAAGAGGCTCCTACTTCCGAACACGTGATGGTGGAGAGGATGTTTGCTGGTGAAGAGAAACAGTCACTGGAACGGCTGAAAGAGGAAACACGCGTAGCCAAAGAATTGCAACTGACTCCCGTTTGGCCCGTGAAATCGGAGCCAACCACCTCGGGTGccactgctactactactcccGTGGCCACCAACGACATTGTCAATGGCCGCAGAGATTCCCCTTCTGAAGATCTGAAACTGACGCCAAAAGTATTTTTAGACACGAATTTATCTGGCGTCTGctttagtattttatttttaacctttttgatcaaattattTAACAGATGGCGTTGCTGAAGTTTACGAGGAAGGAGGGCGAAGGCTACAAATCTGAATTGCAGATACCACAAGAGTACAAAGAAGTGCGAGTTATGGTGGAGGACGTCGTCAAAAGTAACGGCAGGATCAGAGAGTCCCTCGAGATGAACCATTCCGTCTCGATAAACGACTCGGCCATGGCCGGACTCACTGGCAGTACCATCGAGTCCAAACCTTACGACGAATGGGAGGCGATCCAGCGAGAGCTGGCACTCTACCCGGATGCCAGGGATCGCGACGACATGGTGAGATTCCCGTTTCACTTTTGAAGACGTGCCAGATTTGTAAGGAACATTTTGATGGCAGGGATTTGATGGAGAGGAAGGCGGCGTCATCTACGACGAAGATATCAAAGCCCAAATGCAGAATGCCATCGACGACTTGTTGAGACTCAACGGCTGCGACGATGTCATCCCGCCGCATCTCCAACACCTGGCCAACAATGCGGCCCATCCTGCCGCAATTGGCGCAGTTGCGTCTTCATCTTCTGCCAATTACGAGGCCAGCGGTGctgcaggaggaggaggaggaggattccCGCCGCCATTGAAAAACGGTGAACAGTTTTGCAATAACAGCGAAATGCAGGTGGATCTGGCTCTCAATGAAGCTGTCAATAGTATTCTGTGAAAGACGAAGAATTGATTATTAagcattgttgttgttgtccctCCTCATATGTAACCGGCGGTCACGGGAGATTGGGTATCCTTTGAATGGTCGGAAGCCTTATTCAGAAAGAAGTGGGAGAAAGAGAGGTTAtagaagaaacatttttaaaaaacacacacacacacacaataatcCCTCAGAAACAAACGACCTCCATTGGTTGttctttgaaagaaatttattgtgtcatagtaaaaaaaggaattttttcgtttttttttttctaattcgaaaaacaaaaatattgaatgaaCTTTAAATAGGGTCCTGCACGTTTGGGTGCAAttaagcaaaacaaacaaaaaaaaaacggttcaTGTGATCTCTAAAATGTGAAGAAATGACATAATATCTCCTTTCACCTTATTGTATGTAAATGATGAGCAACACAACCCCCCgtgaaaaaacattgaaaacaaaacaccacTTAAATAAGTGAAACCTAAAGCTAGAGAGCTCAATCTTGttctttgtgtgttttttgtttgtttttttaaattttttcaaaaatttgatagcgaaataattttgagggatttttttgttgttgttgggttttgttgcctaattatttttttccttctctccctCCCTCTAATGTGAGCCTACGTCTCagggcgaaaaaaaagaatcaccaCTCCACCCAATTacatcatttattattatttttttttcaattgtattTTTCCCTGCATGTCCTCCAGCGTCTCTCTACTCCCGCGTTCGGATGATGGTGATCATCATTCGACCGCTTACGACTAGTGTTTAcatgtttaaaagaaaaaaaaatctaaagtaAACAAAGTAAGgcatgcattttttaaatggcccGAGCCGCCCTCAAATTCCCATCAAAAGGAGGAGAttgtccaaaagaaaaaaacatctttttttttttttagatttttaatttatttgccACCACCTCctgtcctctttttttaaactttgcgTGTGTGTAATATTGATTGTGTGTGAGAAAGTATGTCCTGTTCGATTTTACATCGTTTgatcatatttaaaaacattctATATCCAACTTCCCTCTATctcccttttccttttgctgctgatgctgctggtaCATAATTTGTGACTTTATTATTAGTGTCGAATTGAGAGTGTGTTGCAGCACAATTGAGTATTTGGGATATCAGAATGGTCGTCTTCTACTTACATGATAAAAACATTTGCTCCCGCCCCCCTTGTACATACTTATATATTGattcataataaaaatttgaatgaatttcaaaataattcgcgagtttttggtttattttttatttcattgagGACTGGCAATGCTTTAGCAAAAGACTTTCAGACGTAAACAACGAATAAAAAGGTAAGAACTTGTTCGCTGTTCTCTCTTTTGTAAGGAATTATACACAATAATAGAATTAAAATGTTGTAAGTGTCTGAACAAAGTTTAGTCAAATCAAATGAGGTAAATactgatttttttataataatgagTATTGAATTGACGTAATACCGagaataattttgatttcttcattaCCTACTTCTTAAATATTGCGGTGTTGTTAATGTTTTTATAACGTGTACCGTACAGGTAATAAGtaaagataaaatatttaataaataaggggagaaaaaagaatcccgaAATTCCCAAATAAGATAATTAAAATGAGAGACATCACATTTATTCTCGGTATTAGGTCGAGCGTCGTATTACGTACCTGCGAATGTTTGCTTCTGAAGAAACAGTCCTCTATGAGTCGCCAGATGATGGCGTTAAACACCGGCATGATTGTACCCTCTATGGCCTACACATCACACAACAGATGGACCCATTCGTCTTAACGAATAGCGTATATTCGGACCGACCCTCTAGTATGACTTTAGATCAAGCTCCATCCGGCATTACACCTTCAGCACCTGATAACCAATTGGGATTCTAATCTGAGCCTATACCCGCGAACGGGACCTCTGTCTAGAATCGCTAGATTTATATCGAGATTTTACAGTGGCGCCCAAGCGGGTGTGTGAGCAACCAAAGTTGCCCCCTAGGGGAGTTGAACCCTAGTCTTATAGAGCGCACGTTACATTGTGACGCCCTATTCAACTCACCCACTCTTCTCCTTtactattaaataaaaaaattatgtacattttaagattttctaattaatttaattgttaattaattaatttttaatttcttatctAATCGCaatattaagaattttttttttaataatgataTTTTTGCGAAAATACTAGAAATAAGATCATACATCCGCATACATCATACatcttatattatattcatatgtattgatttcatttatagAAGCTTGGAGCATTGATAGAATGAATTAGAAACCGTGTAATCATAATAGGAATAACATGTACGCTTTCCTATCTGTATGTAGAATTAGTATCGTCAATTTATATGGTAAATGGTACTaatacaattttgatttcataacaaactttttaaaatttatcaatGATTTATGTGTGCCTTAAGGACCCGGATGAATTGGCTGGCCATATGATGCCGGAAGTTGGCGTACCAGTGAACAACAGTTGCCCTTCTCGCGATCTTTTCTTGCAGGTTCATTCTAGACTCGTTAGCAATGACGTCACCCAACTCGTCGTCAAGGGATTCCACAAGTATAAAAGGAGCGTTGTGTTGTTTTAGCAGTCGAAGGGGATCCCCGCCACAATTGTCCACTGCGACGTCTTCTTCGACGACTGGAACGCTGCCAAGAGAAAAGGCCTCGTAAATGCAATAGCTCTCAGCAGAGCTGCCAAGTTCGGACGCGGGACAAAGTGTGAGATCAGAATCCGATACAGCTTGAATGTAATCGCCATCGAATCCCGTACTAAAAAGGATCGATTGTTAcgtgagttttttttaaatcggataaaattgatttagtttcatatttttacGTGTTGCTCATCTTCAAATAGCACAGACTCTCGAGATTCAACTCCTTGAATAATCGAAGAATCGCAGCTCCTTTAGTATTGGCGGTACCGAAAAAGTTGCAAACAAAAGGTCTTTGTGACAGGATGTCGATTTCGTCGGGAAAGAATAAGGGGAAGTCTCGGTGTCTAAGTTAAAAATGGATTAAACTACAAGAATAAATCGCTCGATTAAAATTAAGTATATTACGTTGCTACTCCGAGAGGCCATTGAAAGATTTCGCTTTCATCTGTTATTAATTTGTCTCGCACTATAAATACTGCGTCAATCGATCCACCGTTGGAAGATAAATAGGGAATGATCCATTGATTTTTACTGCAATCGCTAATATCTCCTAAAATTACTAGAAAAAGGGTCTTTGGTGTATGAGAAATGAGTATGTCGTTAAGCCACATTTTCTCCTGTTTCAGCTGAGATGACGAGCCATCAATGATTAAAACAAGATTAGGATTATAAGAAATGATTTCTGATTTTCCTGACTGGAAAGTGAAATTGATCCCATTCACAGTCTTGGTACCCTTGTAAATAACTTGATGTGATAAAAgctctttcttcccttcaaTTAAATGATTCCATAAATATTCACCAATAGGGGCTCTACTTTGAATATCGACTTGGAAGAATGTGCTGGCTGTTGTGGGTACGACGTTATTGCTCCAGGGAATGCGAGATTCCAACTTTTGCAGCTGATCGGCGGATTCTATCGGCGCTTCATTTCCACGTAGATTGCACAGCCAAAATAGAACGCCgcaattcaacaaaataaagggCGCCAGATATTTTATACAAACACGGACTGCACGGTATTTCACAGAGAACGTCATCTCGGTCGGCAATACGTTGAAGAGTTCGTTTACGAATGgttgaatttttactttcgaatgcttttttgttttcttgggcGTAGCATCCTTTGGCGGAAATGAATACTTATTATGTTTCAATATATGAAATTTGAACGCATGACAGCGTTTTTTGAACAGCAGGAAGAAGGTAAACAGAAAAAGCTTTTGGCGTCGTCTGCTATACTGTCAATGTTTGCTCAGATCGCATTTGCAAACGTCAACACAATAGCTTGTCGATCTCCCAGGAAGAATTTTCCAGCTAGATACTGCTCAATACAATTGCAATAAGgtatcatttaaaaatgtagtAGAATATTTGATAAAAGTTTAAAGACATTGATTTTAATGGTTTAGTAAATGCTCAAAATCAAAAGTATCGTAGTCAATCTAGTCATAATATTGCCATTGATACTGATCTCTAATTCTCTACAGATGGCTTTTTCACTTAGTATTAATGAATCATCACTGATTATTATGATATGAATCATCATTAAATTAGCTTTCTCCTTGATCTGTTGTACtcttttgaacttgaaacaaaaatagtaaatatcatttttaaaatgttcgtGAAGATTGTTATCTAATGTATAACTATTTAACCAAAGGAAGATGATTGAAACAGAAATGACAATCCAAAAACTGGAAGAACCGAAATTAGAAGAGTGGGATGAGCTCACGATCGAGATGCGGCGAGATTTATTGGCTCTTGATTTACGTATTTCCCTATTTGTTGGCGCcgtacaaaatttcaaatacgGTAAATATCTCACattgtaaaaattacaaaaaaattggccaAACATAAATAATGATGAGCTTTCTGGTATTCTTCTACGCAGAATCGCTACTCAAACCTATTCCTGCAAACTACCGAAAAAGTGATGGCGAAGCAGATATTAAAACTATCCGCGAATTAGTTTCCAGGCTTCCGGAATTGCCTCTTCGCGACCTCAACTATAAACCGGATCCCCAATTAACCACTTTTATGAAGACATTCTTTTTGAACCACAACCAGCAGCTTAGTTTAATCTCTGTAGAAGAACTCAAACGGCAAGTCGGCG
The window above is part of the Daphnia pulex isolate KAP4 chromosome 3, ASM2113471v1 genome. Proteins encoded here:
- the LOC124190971 gene encoding ribitol-5-phosphate xylosyltransferase 1-like encodes the protein MTFSVKYRAVRVCIKYLAPFILLNCGVLFWLCNLRGNEAPIESADQLQKLESRIPWSNNVVPTTASTFFQVDIQSRAPIGEYLWNHLIEGKKELLSHQVIYKGTKTVNGINFTFQSGKSEIISYNPNLVLIIDGSSSQLKQEKMWLNDILISHTPKTLFLVILGDISDCSKNQWIIPYLSSNGGSIDAVFIVRDKLITDESEIFQWPLGVATHRDFPLFFPDEIDILSQRPFVCNFFGTANTKGAAILRLFKELNLESLCYLKMSNTTGFDGDYIQAVSDSDLTLCPASELGSSAESYCIYEAFSLGSVPVVEEDVAVDNCGGDPLRLLKQHNAPFILVESLDDELGDVIANESRMNLQEKIARRATVVHWYANFRHHMASQFIRVLKAHINH